One Phragmites australis chromosome 23, lpPhrAust1.1, whole genome shotgun sequence DNA window includes the following coding sequences:
- the LOC133906763 gene encoding replication factor C subunit 2-like, translated as MAPLVPTSQPWVEKYRPRQVKDVAHQEEVIRVLTNTLQTADLPHMLFYGPPGTGKTTTALAIAHQLYGPELYKSRVLELNASDDRGINVVRTKIKDFAAVAVGSARKAGYPCPPYKIIILDEADSMTEDAQNALRRTMETYSKVTRFFFICNYISRIIEPLASRCAKFRFKPLSEEVMSSRILHICNEEGLNLDAQALSTLSAISQGDLRRAITYLQSAACLFGSSISSSDLISVSGVIPEDVVKSLLAACKSGEFDAANKEVSNIIADGYPVSQLISQFLDVIVSADDIPDLQKARICIKLGETDKCLTDGADEYLQLLDVASETIRALFNMSQALVF; from the exons ATGGCGCCGCTCGTGCCGACGTCGCAGCCATGGGTGGAGAAATA CCGACCGAGGCAGGTGAAGGATGTGGCGCACCAGGAGGAGGTGATCCGGGTGCTCACCAACACCCTTCAGACCGCCGAC CTGCCGCACATGCTGTTCTACGGCCCGCCTGGCACCGGGAAGACTACCACCGCACTTGCCATTGCCCACCAGCTCTACGG TCCAGAACTGTACAAGTCAAGAGTTTTAGAGCTTAATGCTAGTGATGATCGTGGAATTAATGTGGTGAGGACAAAAATCAAGGACTTTGCTGCTGTCGCTGTTGGTTCTGCACGAAAAGC GGGTTATCCCTGCCCACCATACAAGATCATTATTCTCGATGAAGCCGATTCGATGACAGAAGATGCCCAG AATGCTTTGAGGCGTACTATGGAGACTTACTCCAAAGTTACTAGATTCTTTTTTATATGCAATTATATTAGCAG GATAATAGAGCCACTTGCATCCAGATGTGCAAAGTTTAGGTTCAAGCCTCTTTCAGAAGAAGTGATGAGCAGCCGCATTTTGCATATATGCAATGAAGAAGGCCTCAATCTTGATGCTCAG GCATTGTCCACACTAAGTGCCATTTCTCAAGGTGATCTTCGCCGTGCTATAACCTATCTTCAG AGTGCAGCGTGCTTATTTGGATCTTCTATTTCTTCCAGTGACTTGATCAGTGTTTCTGGG GTCATCCCTGAAGATGTTGTGAAGTCACTgcttgcagcttgcaaatctggTGAATTTGATGCGGCAAACAAGGAAGTTAGCAACATAATTGCAGATGGGTATCCAGTTTCACAGCTGATATCACAG TTTCTAGATGTGATTGTCAGCGCGGATGATATTCCAGATTTGCAAAAGGCAAGAATATGTATAAAGCTTGGGGAGACTGATAAG TGCTTGACCGATGGGGCGGATGAGTATTTACAGCTTTTGGATGTCGCCAGCGAAACTATCCGTGCTCTTTTCAACATGTCACAAGCGTTGGTCTTCTAA